In the Salmo trutta chromosome 33, fSalTru1.1, whole genome shotgun sequence genome, one interval contains:
- the LOC115172753 gene encoding claudin-20 gives MASTCMQIFAFILALLGIMGAMVATLLPNWKVSADVGSNIITAISQMQGLWMDCTWYSTGMFSCTLKYSVLSLPAYLQTARTTMVLCCVMAAMGLCLASLGLKCTRWGGGRRSKRHAAIASGGCFITAGFLCLVPASWFTNEVITNFLDRSVHESNKFEPGGAVYVAFLSAGFLFVGGSIFCVSCAGKRPGHQDMILLPPPNKLILQQQQQLLQQQQQDQHQYCSLSPLDNKTGYSLQDYV, from the coding sequence ATGGCATCCACATGCATGCAGATCTTCGCCTTCATCCTGGCGCTGTTGGGCATCATGGGGGCCATGGTGGCCACACTGCTTCCCAATTGGAAGGTGAGTGCCGACGTGGGCTCCAACATCATCACAGCCATCTCCCAGATGCAGGGGCTGTGGATGGACTGCACCTGGTACAGCACCGGCATGTTCAGCTGCACCTTGAAGTACTCGGTGCTGTCGCTGCCCGCCTACCTGCAGACTGCCCGCACCACCATGGTGCTGTGCTGTGTGATGGCTGCCATGGGCCTGTGCCTGGCATCCCTGGGGCTCAAATGTACCCGCTGGGGGGGCGGCCGGCGCTCCAAGAGGCACGCGGCCATCGCCAGCGGGGGCTGCTTCATCACCGCCGGCTTCCTGTGCCTGGTGCCCGCTTCCTGGTTCACCAACGAGGTCATCACTAACTTCCTGGACCGCAGTGTGCACGAGAGCAATAAGTTTGAGCCCGGGGGGGCTGTGTACGTGGCCTTCCTGTCGGCAGGCTTCCTCTTCGTGGGGGGGTCCATCTTCTGCGTGTCTTGCGCGGGGAAGAGGCCCGGTCACCAGGACATGATCTTACTGCCCCCCCCCAACAAACTCATactgcagcagcaacagcagctcCTACAGCAACAGCAGCAGGACCAGCACCAGTACTGCTCCCTCTCCCCACTAGACAATAAGACAGGCTACAGCCTGCAGGACTATGTGTAG